One Pseudostreptobacillus hongkongensis DNA window includes the following coding sequences:
- the nrdD gene encoding anaerobic ribonucleoside-triphosphate reductase — translation MKVIKRDGREVLFDSSKIENAIRKANESVIESERISDDKIYSLIQDIERVGINKVEDIQDYIEKYLVSQNLYTLAKKYIVYRYTRALVRKSNTTDESILSLIQNNNKEVGEENSNKNSSVASTQRDLIAGEVSKDLTKRIILPEKISRAHDEGVLHFHDADYFVQNIFNCCLVNIKDMLDNGTVMNGKMLESPKSFQVAATILTQIIAAVSSGQYGGQSIDIRHLGKYLRLTRDKYYRKYKEKFPDLSEEVIVKLVNDRTHDELKSGVQTIQYQINTLMSTNGQSPFVTLFLNVDPSDPYVDEVADIVEEILKQRYQGIKNEKGVYVTSAFPKLVYVLNEDNIFKGGKYDYLTDLAILCSSKRMYPDYISSKIMKENYEGNVFSPMGCRSFLSPWRDENGEYKFEGRFNQGVVSLNLAQIGILANGSEEEYFRLLDERLELAYEALMARHNRLKGTFSDISPIHWQYGAIARLPKGEKIDKYLMDGYSTISLGYIGVYEATKLITGHSHTTQVGHDFALRLMKHLEDATIRWKKETGIGFGLYGTPAESLCYRFARIDLERFGSIEDITDKGYYTNSYHVDVREDISVFDKFKFESEFQKISSGGAISYAEIPNMSKNLEALKEVVKYIYDNIQYAEFNTKSDYCHKCGFDEEIIVNDEGSWECPQCHNTEKDKMNVIRRTCGYLGENFWNEGKTKEISKRVLHL, via the coding sequence ATGAAGGTAATTAAAAGGGATGGAAGAGAAGTTTTATTTGATTCTAGTAAAATAGAAAATGCAATAAGAAAAGCGAATGAAAGTGTGATAGAATCAGAAAGAATAAGTGATGACAAGATATATTCCCTAATACAAGATATAGAAAGAGTAGGTATTAATAAAGTTGAAGATATTCAAGACTATATAGAAAAATATTTAGTCTCACAAAATCTATATACACTAGCTAAAAAATATATAGTATATAGATATACAAGAGCACTAGTTAGAAAATCTAATACTACAGATGAATCAATACTATCTCTTATCCAAAATAATAATAAAGAAGTTGGAGAAGAAAATTCTAATAAAAATTCTTCTGTTGCTTCAACTCAAAGAGATTTAATAGCAGGAGAAGTTAGTAAGGATCTAACTAAAAGAATAATACTTCCTGAAAAAATTAGTCGTGCTCATGATGAAGGAGTACTACATTTCCATGATGCAGATTATTTTGTACAAAATATTTTTAATTGCTGTTTGGTAAATATTAAGGATATGTTAGATAATGGGACTGTTATGAATGGTAAAATGCTTGAAAGCCCTAAAAGTTTTCAAGTTGCTGCAACTATATTAACTCAAATTATTGCGGCAGTATCAAGCGGGCAATATGGTGGTCAAAGTATAGATATTAGACATCTTGGAAAATATTTAAGACTAACACGTGATAAATATTATAGAAAGTATAAAGAAAAATTTCCGGATTTATCTGAAGAAGTTATTGTTAAATTAGTAAATGATAGAACTCATGATGAGTTAAAAAGTGGAGTACAAACTATACAATATCAAATTAATACTCTTATGAGTACTAATGGTCAATCTCCGTTTGTTACTCTATTTTTAAATGTAGATCCTAGTGATCCTTATGTAGATGAGGTTGCAGATATAGTTGAAGAAATATTGAAACAAAGATATCAAGGTATAAAGAATGAAAAAGGTGTTTATGTTACATCAGCTTTTCCTAAATTAGTATATGTATTAAATGAAGATAATATATTTAAGGGTGGTAAATATGACTATTTAACAGATCTTGCTATTCTTTGTTCAAGTAAAAGAATGTATCCAGACTACATTAGTAGTAAAATTATGAAAGAAAATTATGAAGGAAATGTATTTTCACCTATGGGATGTAGATCATTTTTATCACCATGGCGTGATGAAAATGGGGAATACAAATTTGAAGGAAGATTTAATCAAGGTGTTGTTAGCTTGAATTTAGCTCAAATAGGTATACTTGCAAATGGTAGTGAAGAAGAATACTTTAGATTATTAGATGAAAGATTAGAACTTGCTTATGAAGCACTTATGGCAAGACATAATAGACTTAAAGGAACTTTTTCTGATATTTCTCCTATACATTGGCAATATGGTGCTATAGCAAGACTTCCTAAAGGAGAAAAAATAGATAAATATCTTATGGATGGTTATTCAACTATATCATTAGGATATATAGGGGTTTATGAAGCTACAAAACTTATTACTGGGCACTCTCATACAACTCAAGTTGGGCATGATTTTGCACTACGTTTAATGAAACATTTAGAAGATGCTACAATCAGATGGAAAAAAGAAACAGGTATAGGATTTGGACTTTATGGAACACCAGCTGAAAGTTTATGTTACAGATTTGCTAGAATAGATCTTGAAAGATTTGGAAGTATAGAAGATATAACTGATAAAGGATATTATACTAACTCATATCATGTTGATGTAAGAGAAGATATATCTGTATTTGATAAGTTTAAATTTGAATCAGAGTTTCAAAAAATATCAAGTGGTGGAGCTATATCTTATGCAGAAATTCCTAATATGAGTAAAAATTTAGAAGCTTTAAAAGAAGTTGTAAAATATATATATGATAATATACAATATGCAGAATTTAATACTAAGAGTGATTATTGTCATAAATGTGGATTTGATGAAGAAATAATTGTTAATGATGAAGGTTCTTGGGAATGTCCACAATGTCATAATACAGAAAAAGATAAAATGAATGTAATAAGAAGAACTTGTGGATATTTAGGAGAAAATTTCTGGAATGAAGGGAAAACAAAGGAAATATCAAAAAGGGTATTACATTTATGA
- the nrdG gene encoding anaerobic ribonucleoside-triphosphate reductase activating protein, producing the protein MRIATIKERDIANGPGIRVSIFVSGCRHLCNGCFNSDIWDFKKGDPFSEETMNKILEFSGKEYIKGLTLLGGEPLDPINLDGILYILKRFKEKYPEKDIWCFTGFVYEYIMEVMYPKFESLREILSLCDVLIDGRFEIDLLDLKLKFRGSKNQRVIDLRSTEKTGEIIWALPSDEGVDKYVEVKEKILNSTDKAIRKY; encoded by the coding sequence ATGAGGATAGCAACTATAAAAGAAAGGGATATAGCTAATGGTCCTGGAATTAGGGTTAGTATATTTGTAAGTGGCTGTAGACATTTATGTAATGGTTGTTTTAATAGTGATATATGGGATTTTAAAAAAGGAGATCCTTTTAGCGAAGAAACAATGAATAAAATATTAGAATTTTCTGGTAAGGAATATATAAAGGGGTTAACACTTTTGGGTGGAGAACCCCTTGATCCTATTAATTTAGATGGAATTTTATACATTCTAAAAAGATTTAAAGAAAAATATCCAGAAAAAGATATATGGTGTTTTACCGGTTTTGTTTATGAATATATTATGGAAGTTATGTATCCTAAATTTGAGAGTTTAAGAGAAATTTTATCTTTATGTGATGTATTAATAGATGGAAGATTTGAAATAGACCTTTTAGATTTAAAATTAAAATTTAGAGGATCTAAAAATCAAAGAGTTATTGATTTAAGATCTACTGAAAAAACAGGAGAAATTATATGGGCTCTGCCTTCAGATGAAGGTGTAGATAAATATGTTGAAGTCAAAGAAAAAATATTAAATAGTACTGATAAAGCTATTAGAAAATACTAA